In Citrus sinensis cultivar Valencia sweet orange chromosome 3, DVS_A1.0, whole genome shotgun sequence, the sequence AGGTCATTCATAAGCAGAATTGTCCCATTTGAGTTGTGACAAGTTTGCTGCATTCTTGTATTCTGGATCTTCCTCGCAAGAAATTTGTCTATCATGCACATGCATTAGCAGCTTCTTATTGTAATACAAAGAACTAACTACTCAATTTGTTtcagaaattttataaactaGTATTAGATGTTGCTATCATACCGTGGTGCAAAAACACTGGGATTTGATATGCTTCACGTGGCTTCTTGGTTATCCAGTTGTGTATTTGTTTGGCAAGGAGCATATTGCTGATGCTATTTATAATCTTTCAACCCAGTCTCTTTGTATCTTCAAAATTCTGGTCACCAGGCTTGTTGTTCCTCAACTTATCTCTCAATGCACATAGCTAGAAACTGAAGAATGATTTTAACTGCtcatgataataaaaatagtggCCTAGTTATAAAAGGGTCAAGTTTTTctaagaatatttattttggtccAATTATCTCTATTTCAAACTTTGCAATTacattgaatttgttttgatcTTCTTGTTGGTATACGAAAATAATGTTTTCATTCCAAAAGCTGAAGTACTTTAACTGCTATTGCAAGGGGCTCTTATTTTCAATCTTTCCCTTGAAAGAAAGGAGATCACGTTTCATGGATGTGCTCAGGAAATTGATCTATAAAAAACTGTTAGATTTATCAGAAAACTGTtgctcaattttatattagtgACCCAAAGATGACAGTTTCCTCATCAAACATTTTCTTAAAAGtttatttcatcaaacatTTGACAAGTAGTAGCTTATGATCTTCCTTGACTCTAAAGTTAATAATTGTCTGATGTCAAAGTTTGAACTTCGCAGGAATGGTCCCTCGAGTAAAGAGTCTACGCCAGAAGAACTGATGAGgcaacatttattattttaattttagctCGTAGAATTTAGTCTAAACAAAATATGAAGACCCTTGTTTTTAAAAGGGGTAGGGTTGGGTCACATACTTGGGATGTTATATCCCATAACTTTTTCACTACAAGATTGTAGGATCCTGTACCAGTCCTCGGTTTAATAATCAGTAAACTTTTAAGAGAGGTCAACGATTGTGTTTCAGGTCAAATATATGTAGACAGATTGATAGTTTATTCCTAAATTAAGATTCTAAAAAGTAGGCAAGTAAGCCAAAATTAGTCTGCGAAGATCATTGGTATGACTGCTAATGCAAGTGTGCctttcatatataaaaacaCTTAAGCTTCCTTCATATTGTCTAGTTATTATAATCCAGTTGGGCATATTTTGGCATTAAGGTGTATACTTGCTGACTTTAGCAGAGTGATggaatttatttcaatatgcACCATGATGTGGCACATTGTCATCAGTACAACTTACTAGTGCAACTTGAGAGCTGCGGAAGGGTACAATTCTCTAATCAGGTCAATCTCAAGCTGAAAGTATTTCCATCAAATATGCTAAATATGATTCCAGTTGTGCTGAATTTCTTGAGTACATGCCATCTGATGATGCCAGATAACCTTCTTGCCTCATCTCGATTATTCTTTGGGTTTTGAGGCATCAATTTTCTTCAAGTGGGGCTTGTTTGGTGCACTGTCTTTCTTAATGGTTTACCTCTTTTTAATAGATGTAACGACATACAAATCTTGCCTTGATGCATCAAGATGAATGTCTGAAGGCACCACACTGTTTGTGCCTCCAAGGTGAAGTATGGAGGTGTTGGaggaaatattttagatatgaGGTTTTAAGTGATCCACTTGTGCAGTACTGCAATTGAAAGGGACTGAATATGTTTCACTGCTCATCTTAATATGATTCTCCTTGTGTTTGTTGTTTTAGTCAATAGTTATAGGATTCTTCATTGACGTGCTATTCAGAAGAATCTATGGTGACGTGCACTTGGTTATCAATGTTGATTGTCAGATATGGGAGAGGCATATGCATCTGGACTGAGATAATACAAAAACTAGTTTAATTACCTTAAGAGAAAGCAGGGATGTTATTACAAGCAGAATATTGTTAGCGATTGAGTGATGATTTATTTGCTTAACGGGTTTTGAGATATTATTATCTATTTACTACATGCTGACATCTGTTTCcatgtgaaaaatatttaacagTTTCTCTGTGCCTTGTGAATTGAGCATGGAGGGAAGCAATGAGCCATGGGCAGAGATGTTTCTGGCTAAAATGCAATCAAAGTAGGACTTTGCGGATGAAGGTAAATGAATGCTCCCTtctaatgaataaaattgCATGGAAAATTTTGCACTTTTCATGTTGCTAGCCTTGAAACAAAGCAATGAAGGGCggtgaaaatataaaatatgactAAATATTACAGATACAAAACGATTGTAGGAAAAAAGTAACCCAAACACCACAGGGTCTTATCTTATTAGAatgagttgaaaaatattcttaCAAAAGGAAAGGGATAAGATTAACCACTTCAAAGATTTGATTCAAAAGAGGGCTTCagcagaaagaaaaatcatttctttGGATTGCTGGGAAGTGTGAAGTAACAGCAATGATTTTGCCGACGGCATTTAGCATTTGCATCCAAGAAGAGAGCTCCCTAGTCCGCACTTGATCACACGAGGGATAAATGGActataaaattgaaacaacaAGGCTGTTTAATGCAATACAAGATGAATCAACACACCATCTTAAAGTacgtttcattttttaagcttttcatagaaaatatttcaaatctCATTTTTAATGGACATTTTTCCCTCTTCAATATCATGTTCCCCACTTAGGTCGTCCTTTTATGGGATCCTTTTATGAGAAACGAGCGAAGAAAACTAAGGCAGCTCCTTAAATGATGGCTGCAAGCCCTTTTGATGAGATGGCAATCATGAGAAACGATATTTTTATTCACTAAAGCAGAGCAGAAGCCTTGGAGCACAAGTCTTCCATCGTTACAAACAGGGAAAGACAAGTAACCCAAACATTGAAACAaagaacccaaaaaaagaaaaaaaaaagattgtaaaACAAGAAATGGCAGAGAAAATTTGATAGCTCTAGAAGAAGCCCTTTCtttcattgaatttcaaaGCAACTTATATAGaaacgaaaagaaaattcaaaatacaaaccaaaaaaaaatccaactcATAATTTTGTCTATTATTGTGCTCCTTTTGAGTAAGGCGAGAGCTTCAGACTCTGTGGGTAGAGCTGGAATTGCTCCCTTCTTGGTGGTACTGAGGGCTCCACAGGCATTTGCAAATTTCAATATCTCCCTCAACCTTGGTTCATCCtggagttaaaaaaaaaaaaaaaaccaaaagtgGATAAATtaccttaaaattaaaatcaagattaataaatagcaattgttataataattatgagaATAATCACTCGGCCTTGCCCGAGTGGCTAGACTTACTCTCTCACAAGTGTGAAGACTGTGGTTCGAACCACTAAAAGTATCGTgtgagtttaattttaattttcttcttcaaaatttgagtGAAGATAGTCTTTTCTCTctcgaaatgtgagtggagttgACGTCCTTTAAATCTTAGAAATGGTTGATGTAAATTAGTTCCAATAAttgtctgattgtaaatataagTTATAGTATCACGTAATATGTTGTAAGCTGAGCAATAGTCttgtgtaattaaaaaatatatatatgagaacAAGTTACCTCAATAACAGATTGGTCATCAACAATCTTGCACAGAAGAGCACCGACAAATGCATCACCGGCGCCAGTTGTATCTACTGTTTTCACACGAAAAGCATCCACTGCTCCTTTGAAACTCTACAATTTTCACAGAAGCCAAGAAGACTAATTAGAGTATAGTTTCCCACTCCACACTAAGGGGTAGTAACATAAGGTTATAATActgttttattattagaatTGAATATGCTAATAGTGAAGTGAACCTATCTATGGTCCAAACAAAACCATTTCGATTATTAAAACTTCAAGGTGGGGTTAAAATTCTACCCACACAcccttaatattattaaaataaagataaaatatttcacCAAAATTCAAGTTGGAGGGTGGGGGCTCCTCACTTCCACAAGCAGATTCGGTTCCAAGgaaaaagaacttgaaaaacaacaacaGGACTTGTCCTTTTAACATCAGCCAAGAGACATCACCACCTATTGCTAATGGCTCTTCAACCAATAAACACTTTTAACCAGAACTTCAAATTTCCCCAGCACCTCATTAGTCTACTTTTTTCCGAGAATTAAACTTTTCTAGTACTTGCAACCTAAAATCAGCCcacaaaatcataaattcaCAAGTGACTACCCAGCTGGGTGCAAGTGGGTCTACTccattttttatcaaaacGAATCACACCTACCACCATACCAACTGTTTACTGctaaaagtctaaaatttaagCAACCTTCATCTATTCAACTAACAATCCaactaaataaagaaattgaattcaGCTTAGCTGGcaagttttatatatattgttttttttaccTTGGTGTAGTATCTACAGCCATGCTCACCAAGGGTGACCAAAAGGAGTTTCAAGTTGGGGTGCCAGAGCGACAATGCTGATTCATCATCAATCTTGTCACTCCCGGTGAGGAATTCAAGCTCCACATCACTGACTTTGATCACCTCCGCCTTGTCCCAGATGCTCATTATCTGCTCACGCGCCTCCTCCGGCGAGGGCCACAACGGCAGCCGGAGGTTGGGGTCGTATGAGAGCAGGGCTCCTGCTTCCTTGGCTGCTTTCATTGCCTCCAAGTGTGCTGATCGGCATGGCTCCACTATCAAGCTTATTGATCCATAGTGGAAAACTTTGGCCTGCTCGCAgacgaaaaataaaattaaaataaacaataaacacaaacaaaatcgaaaaataaaattacaaaatcgTGTGAAACGCGAATGCAAGGTGGCGGGTGAGGATTTTAGTCAAAAAGTAGCTCCTACTGAAGTCAATATTGGCATTGAAACACAAATATTTCATGAATATTTTAAGGCAATTCCTAAGTTATCGGCTGACTAATCCGAAACCGTTAGAtatcttgaatttgaattccacGGATGATGTTAATTTAAGTGGTGGGCTATTGGATGAGACggtttgaaaatgatttgtaaagcgaaaaatgttgaaaatgaagagGGAATGATCTAGGGTTTATTAAActggaaaattaaaaaactttccttgtaattaacaaaaaaataataatatttttagttaacAATACATCTTCTACGCCCTATTGAACAGAATCAATATCCACACGGCCgagggtttaatttattaagaatataacaattttaattagaaatcaaaacataatgtaactcgaataataatataaaacgCTGAATGACTAGTTAAATTtgattatgtttttaatttaataaaacttccCTCATCCCATTGagattcataaaaaaaaaaaaaaagggaaagaaaattgTATAGAACAATTGGAACCAACGTacattcattaataatataatttgaacTCACTTTGAAATTGGATTTAAAGTTATAGAACCaattatagtaaaataaattaaaatctttttaatagAATAAGGTAGTAATTGGactaactttaatttttttttttaattcgatTCTTCGTAGTACATTAACACTTTTGATAGCAACAAATAGAAGTCGAATCATTTTTGAAATATGGTATACATTATAGGATTTAACTATATTGAATTTAGTTTCATTAAAAGAACATGTTATATTGTAAATCGATTACACTTAAGCGATATTTGAAGTATAGaacaaaatgatatattaaaagaacatgttatattatatattaagatttataatcaaaatgatttaatagtaaactattattaaataataaaataataaaatattatgttatttattaatattactatactataatataatttatttctatatgttagttattataatatagGATAATTATGTCGAAtataaatgtttaatttaaatttatttttgaatttagtgtgtttgtaaataataaatgattaaataaaatctataaatttatttttacttagtataacaataataaaatgattttatgtaatgaaaataaaataaagtactaTCATTTGTTCATTAGATATTTCAGTTTATTACtatcttatattattattattattatttaaattagtatatttatttaaatataaatataaactaatatttaacaaatttagaatttattaaataataaaaattaaatgattatatttgaaatatgACTAGTATTTGAATGCAATACAACCTAGACCCCATCTTCCATAAGTTATCATTATCTAGTACATTAGACAAGTGGTGATGAGCATTAGTTATGTAATATCCATCACCTTTAACAAATCACCCTTAAGTCCCTTAACtggtaataaaatttttatatagtaACTAATTCTAATTTAGTATGTATTTTAGTGCTTTAtgtaatagaaaataataaccATTAGGGGTCAATTTCGAAATAAAAGTGGTACTTACAATTGCACATAATATACACCATATTTAATCACATACATCATGAAATCGGGATAAAAAGTTTGGTAATTACTCTCCTTACTAATCACCTGGTTTGTTGTGGTGTTTTGgtgtttgaaattttatcttaaaatatcTGATGTTTTGAGCGTTTAAGAACTAAaatggttaattaattttttttaaagttgctGACGTCATCATGCCACGCTACTGCCACGAGTCCAATCCATCAAAGACAGTCCACGAAGGACCCACGATTTAATAACGCAATCCAGGTGGTGGGTAAAACTACAAGATTAGGgttgcgtttgggattgaggtgcggtagtttttaagttataattgttgtgaaaaaaaaattataattatgaaataaaagttaataatatataataaatataaattttaaataataattttgataaaattattaaagatataataaattttatattatacaagtgaaaaattatatcaacataatttaaaaattacggCCTaccctcaatcccaaacgcaccttAGATCTCGATACAGGACTCATGTCGGGTCCCACACTAATAAGTCTGACGTGTCGAGATTTTGGAGTTTTTCGCTCAGGCGCACGTGACGTTAGCACCTAAACCGGTATACTCCTCAtcccaaaaaaagaataatgatcACAGTCAGCTTTTCTGTTTAGAAATTCAACAACGGCCACTTGATGTCGTGATTCACTCCTCAAGTGGGACCCGCCTGCGATGACGTTAGCGGGATCAACAGAAAATTAACTGAATATGTGTCTTTAAGTCAATGCCTGTGACACAATCAACTGACAGACACAATTAACTGACAGGCCAACAGGTGATTTTAGCGCCGCCGTTGCAAAAATCCAATATtcagtatttatttatttatttactttttgctCAGCTCGGACCCGAGGGAGAAAATCCAGCCCCGGATCGAGAAATTgggaatgaaaaagaaattaagtgGGATCCACTATCACGGTGAGTGACTGGATTCCTCGCACG encodes:
- the LOC102625168 gene encoding probable fructokinase-4, whose protein sequence is MPTDGAVSSSSGLIVSFGEMLIDFVPTVSGVSLAEAPGFLKAPGGAPANVAVAVARLGGKAAFVGKLGEDEFGRMLAGILEENGVSADGINFDQGARTALAFVTLRADGEREFMFYRNPSADMLLRPDELNLELITSAKVFHYGSISLIVEPCRSAHLEAMKAAKEAGALLSYDPNLRLPLWPSPEEAREQIMSIWDKAEVIKVSDVELEFLTGSDKIDDESALSLWHPNLKLLLVTLGEHGCRYYTKSFKGAVDAFRVKTVDTTGAGDAFVGALLCKIVDDQSVIEDEPRLREILKFANACGALSTTKKGAIPALPTESEALALLKRSTIIDKIMSWIFFWFVF